AAAAGTATTGATGGTGAACTCATTAAAGGTAACGATTTTGATTTGCTTGAGCTGACAGGCGGTTCCGTTTTCTGCGCTTGTTTAAAGGAAAATTATATTAAAGGGCTGGCAGGCTTTCTGGATTACGATTTAGAATATGTTTTTGTGGAGTCATCTGGTGTAGCCGATCCCTCAAACATGGGTACCATATTGGAGACGGTTACTGCAATCAGTGGGAAGGCCTATGATTACCTTGGGGCCATCTGTATTGTGGACGGCCTGTATTTTCTGGAGCAGTATGATCTGATTCCCGCGCTGCATAAACAGCTGGTCTACAGCAACGCAGTGATTATCAATAAAACAGATTTGCAGAGTGAAGACCGGTTAAATCAAATGGAGGAAAAGATAAAGGAGGTAAACAGCAGAACGCAGGTATACAGAGCGGCCTTCTGTGAGGTTTCTATGGAAGAAATACTTGCAAAAATGAACGGAGAACAGCCAGCTCCGGCTGAGACAACCAATACCTGGGAATCGCGGCCTAAAACAAGTGTCCTGTGTTCAGGTGAGCCTCTGGATTATCAGAAATTCGGGGCCTTTCTGCACGATATCAAAAAACATGCTTACCGGATTAAAGGCTTTGTAAAAACTAACGCCGGCGATTTTGAGGTCAGCTGTGTCAATGAATTTGCGGTCATGAATCCATGGAAAAAAGAACTTGACCAAACAGAAGTCGTCATTATTTCTTCGGTGGGTATTAAAATCATCAGTGAGGTACTGGCAGCCTGGAAAAAGTTTTTAGGCGATGTGCCTATGGAATTCAGATAGGGATACAAAATGAGTACGATTTATCAGTTTTCGACTTTTGAGACGTTTAAAAATCGTGGTTTTGACGGCTGCGGCAGCGTTAAGGAACTCCTTGAGCATGGCGATATCGGATTTGGAACCTACCATGCCCTGGATGGAGAGATGATCATCCTGGAGGGGGTGTCCTACAAAGCTGACGGTGACTGTTGCATCCAGAGAGCGGACGAGAATGACCGGACACCCTTTGCCACAATCTCAGATTTTAAACCGGATACTTATATTGAAATGGGCGAATTTACCGATATGAGTGACCTGTGCAGACAGCTGGATGAGCAGATGAAGTCCCAAATTTATGAGCGATGCTTTATCGGGCGTTTGGATGGCAGGTTTAAGGCAATAGAAATCCACAGTGTCTGGCCGGTAGAAAGGCCCTATGAGGCGCTTGATGAAATTGTTGGACGGCAGAAATGTGTGACACTTAAAGGGATTACCGGAACCCTTGTCGGCGTCCGCTGCCCGGAGTGGGCAGAAGGAAAAAACTTCGTCGGATGGCATTTTCATTTTTTATCAAAGGACCACGAATGGGGCGGCCATGTGAACCAGGTAAGCGGAGATCAGCTCACAGGGCGCTTTAAAATTTGTAATCAAATCGAGTGCATAGACCATCACTGAGCGGCTTGAAATTCTCCTTCAAATATGATATAATAAAAAAATATAAAAAGTTTTAAATTATAAGGATACAATAATGTATTTTAGTTTATTGCTTAAAAATAAAAATATCGGGTTTCGCTCGGTATTTTTATTTTTTGCGGCTGAATAAGGTATGTACAAAAAGTGCGTGCCGTTCAATTTTATGCCACAGCAGACAGAATACAGATTGTATCCTTTTGTTTTGCCTGTGTGAATATAGATCAAACATTAAAATAAGTTGGAGGAAAAATGAAAAAAGAACCTAAATATGAAAATGTGCGGGATTTTCTTAGGAAAAAAGACATTGAGTTTTCCGCCCAGCGCTATTTGATCGATGCGCTGAAATACATGGCTTTTGGTTTGTTCGGCACACTGCTGATGGGCAGTATCCTGAACCAGATTGGAATATTATTTCACATTCCCTTTTTAAATGAGACTTTGTGGCCGGCGGCCCAGGCAATGACAGGGCCAGCCATTGCGGTTGCTGTCGCCTTTGGTCTCAATGCGCCGCCACTTGTCTTATTTTCCATTACTGTGGCAGGCTTTCTTGGCAACGCCCAGGGTGGGCCGGCCGGCGCTTTGATCGCTGCGGTTATTGGCGCGGAATTTGGCAAGGCTGTATCAGGGGAGACAAAGGTGGATATTTTAGTAACTCCCTTTGTGACCATGCTCATTGGCTCACTTGTCGCTGTGGTAGTTGGCCCGCCCATCGGTGCTTTTATGACAGCCCTTGGAAATGTGATTATGTGGGCGACAGAGCAGCAGCCAATCATCATGGGCGTTGTTATCTCAGTGGTCGTAGGGGTTGTGCTCACCCTGCCGATTTCCAGCGCAGCGCTGTGTATTATGCTGAACCTCTCAGGGATAGCCGCCGGAGCGGCGACTGTGGGCTGCTGCTGCCAGATGGTCGGCTTTGCGGTTCAGAGCTATAAAGAAAATGGGATCGGCGGTTTAGCGGCCCAGGGGTTGGGAACTTCCATGATCCAGGTGCCCAATATTATAAAAAACTGGCGAATATGGATACCGCCCACTGCGGCGTCAGCGGTATTAGGGCCTCTGGCAACCACTGTTTTCCAGATGCAGAATACGCCAGTCGCCGCGGGAATGGGAACCTGCGGCCTTGTCGGGCAGATTGGCACCGTTATGGCCATGATGGAGGCTGGCCAGCCGATGGTGCAGATTGTGCTTGGTATCGGCCTGCTTCAGATTATTCTGCCGGCAGTTGTGACGATGATTTTTTATAAGCTTTGCGCCAGAGCAGGCTGGATTAAAGCAGGCGATATGAAACTGGACTTATAAACCACTGGCATCATTAAGGTTTTAGGGTTATAATGAGTTCCGTTAAAGCTTAAGAATGGAGCAGCATAATGACAAAAGATGCGCGAAAGCGTTTTTTACTAAGGGTTGTGTTTATATTTTATCTTGGTTTTCTGGCAATGGTCACGCTGCTGCCGACATCAAACATTGTGTATGAATCCAGCTACAACCTGCTTCCGCTTACCAATATTGATAATTATATTTATGATATTGCACACAGCGGGATTATAAATTGGGAATTTTTAGCCACCAAACCGACAGATGCGGTGAGTATTCTGTACAATACCTTTACCTACTCCTTTCGGAATTTGGCAGGAAATATTGCGCTTTTTATTCCTTTGGGGTTATTATACCCGCTCTGCAGAAAGAAACGGGTGAGTTTTCCCCATATATTGATTGTGACAGTCGGAACCACAGCCCTGATCGAATTGCTGCAATTTGCTTTTCTGTCAAGCCGCAGTGCGGATGTGGATGATTTGATACTTAATTTTATCGGCGGTATGATCGGTTACCTGATCTATAAATGGATTGAATGACGGAGGGCGTATGGCAAAATTAAAAAAGAAATTTGTGTGCCAGAACTGCGGGTACAGCACGCCTAAATGGATGGGGCGCTGTACGGAATGCGGCGAATGGAACTCCTTTGTGGAGGAGCTGGATATGCCCACCGAGCAGGGAAAAAAGAATACCCTTGAACGGGCTGTGTACACAAAACCCAAGCGTATTGAAGAGATCATTCCTCAGAAAGAGGATCGTTTTAAAACGAAGAATAAAGAGCTCGACCGTGTCCTCGGCGGCGGCATTGTGCCCGGAGGCGTTATCCTTCTGGGCGGTGACCCGGGAATTGGAAAGTCGACCATTCTTCTGCAGACGACGGAAAATCTTGGAAGCCAGGGGCTTAAAATCCTGTATATTTCAGGTGAGGAATCCGAGCAGCAGCTCAAAATGCGGGCGGTCCGGATGAAGGTGAAATCCCAGAATATTTTTTTCCTGTCTGAGATTAACGTCCCCTATATCGTGGATACTATTTTGAATGAAAAGCCTGATCTTGTCATCATTGACTCGATCCAGACAATGTACAGTCCCACAATCACCTCGGCTCCCGGCAGCGTCAGTCAGATAAGGGAGAATGCCAACGCATTGATGCAGATTGCCAAAAAGGATAATATTTCAATGATTCTGGTCGGGCATGTAACCAAGGAAGGCAATATTGCCGGCCCCCGCGTTTTGGAACACATGGTTGATACGGTTCTGTATTTTGAGGGTGAAAAGTACCATACTTACCGGATACTCAGAGGAGTTAAAAACCGTTTTGGCTCAACCAACGAGATCGGCATTTTTGAAATGGCACAGGATGGTCTGCATGAGGTGGCAAATCCTTCTGAAATGATGCTGTCGAGCCGTCCGAAAAACACTTGTGGCTCTGTGGTAGTGCCTTGTATGGAGGGGACACGTCCGCTTTTAATTGAGCTTCAGGGACTTGTATCTCAGACAAGCTTTGGCAACCCAAGGCGCATGGCCACCGGAATGGACTATAATCGTATGGTGCTTCTTTTGGCCATTATGGAAAAACGGCTGGGATTACAGCTTCAGAATCTTGATGCATATATCAATGTGGTTGGGGGTATGAAAATAGATGAGCCGGCCCTTGACCTGGCCGTTGTGTCTGTGCTATACTCAAGCTTCAGGAATTTTGAAATTCCAGAGGATATGATGATTATCGGCGAGGTTGGTCTGACCGGAGAGGTCAGAAATATACAGCACATTGAAAAACGCCTTAAAGAAGGCGCAAAGCTTGGTTTTAAGCGCTGTATCATGCCAAAGGGAAATGCCCGGGGCCTGGAGAATACAGGGCTTGAGCTGCTGCCGGTCGATAACATATCAAAGGCTTTAAATATATTGAAGTAGGTATGTAATAAAACGGAATGCTGAATTTTGGATAATGTCAAATAGTTTTTGTAGTCTTTTTTAGCAATCCCTTAACAAAAATTTATCCTTTTCAATTCTAATAATTACAGATATAATGAAATTAATCCTGAGATGTTCGTTACAACCTTATTTTTGAACCTACACTTATTTATAGGGAGTCCGGATGTTCTCTATGCAATGTTAAGCCTCCTTTGAGTGGAAAACAGACCCTTAGAGACAGGGCACCCACCTAGCATCCGCTAGGCGTCAAAAATGGTGGACGGCATATTCGGGATTTAGCACCTTCGGGTGCTTTTTTCATGTTCTGACCGAATAAAGGTTCTTGAATTAACAGGACTGAATTGATACAATAAACCAATACGAAAAAAAACAGGAGGCTTGACGTGTTTGAGTATATAAAAGGCAATTATGAGGAGCAGGCGTCAGACTACATCGTTGTGGACCATCAGGGGATGGGGTATCGGATCAATGTTTCCGCAAACACGATGTCTGAGCTTCCAAAATTACACAAGGAAGTAAAAGTCTATATCCATCCGGCGTTTAAGGAAGATGATGTAACACTCTACGGCTTCTCGTCAAAAGAGGAGCGTGAGATTTTCAGAACCATCATCACCATTTCCGGTATCGGGCCAAAAGCAGCGATGGGGCTGTTATCGCAGTTTACCAGGGATGAGCTGATTCGTTACATTGTCAATGAGGACGCCAAGGCGATCTCGCGGGCGCCGGGAATTGGACAAAAAACAGCCAATCGAATCATTCTGGAGCTTAAGGATAAATACAAGAATTTTGCATTTGCAGATTCGGCAGAAACGGGAGCCATCGAAAATCTCAGAGAGGCAGACAACCTCTTTAATGAAGCGGTTAACGGGCTGCTGGGATTGGGCTATGGCTATGCCGAGGCATCAGAGCTGGTTGAAAAAATTATTCAGCCGGGAATGGGTATTGAAGATATTCTGAAAAATGCGCTGATGTCTGCAAATCCTCTTGGACGGTAGGTGAGTAAAAAATGAAAGATCGTATAGTAACGAGTGGTTTTACCGAAAGCGACATTGATATTGAGAGAAGCTTAAGGCCCCAGCGCTTGGAGGATTATATTGGACAGGACCGTGTTAAGCGCCAGATGTCTATCTTTATACAGGCAGCCCAGAAGCGGAACGAACCGCTGGACCATGTTCTCCTTTACGGACCGCCAGGACTTGGAAAAACCACTTTGGCCAATATTATTGCCCAGGAAATGGGAACGAATATAAAGACCACCTCCGGACCAGCCATTGAAAAGCCGGGAGATTTGGCCGCCATTTTAACCAGCCTTAAGGAAGGCGATGTCCTGTTTATTGATGAAATCCACAGGCTGCAACGAAGTGTGGAGGAGGTACTGTATCCGGCGATGGAGGACTTTGTTCTGGATATTATCATCGGAAAGGGACCCAGCGCAAAATCCATTCGTCTTGATCTTCCGAAATTTACGTTGGTCGGAGCCACGACACGGGCCGGCCTGCTGACAGCTCCGCTACGGGACCGCTTTGGTGTGGTTCAGCGGCTGGAGCTTTACAATCAGGATGAGCTGGCAACCATTATCAGCCGGTCTGCGGAGATATTGTCCGTCAATCTGGATGAAAAAGGCGCGGATGAACTGTCTGTGCGTTCGCGTGGAACGCCGCGTATTGCCAACCGCTTATTGAAGAGAGTGCGTGACTTCGCTGAAATCGAGGGAAAAGGTATTATTGATCTGGAAACAGCCAGAACAGCTTTAGAACTCTTTGAAGTGGACGCCAAAGGTTTAGATGAAATTGACCGGATCATGCTGACGACCATCGTTGAGAAATTTGACGGCGGACCTGTAGGGATCGACACACTGGCAGCGGCCATTGGCGAGGAGCGCAATACCATCGAAGAGGTTTACGAGCCTTATCTGATTCAGCTCGGTTATCTGGCCAGAACCCCAAGGGGACGCGTGATCACCTCAGGCGGTTACAGGCATCTGGGACTTGAGCCGGCAGTGCTGCAGGAACAGGTAAAATTGGATTTAGAATAGAGGAATAAATTTGGAAACACTAACGACAAAGGATTTTTATTATGACCTGCCTGAAGAGCTTATTGCTCAGACGCCTGAAAAGAAAAGAGACGCGTCGAGACTGATGGTGCTCAACCGTATGGAGGGAAGTATTCAGGACCGTCATTTCCACGATATTATCGATTATTTGGCTGAGGACGACCTGCTAGTTATGAATAATACAAAGGTGCTGCCTGCGCGGATTTTTGGTAAAAAAGAAGAAACCGGGGGCAAGGTCGAGCTGCTGCTGCTCAAACGGCTGGACGATAAAACTTGGGAAACCATGGTAAAGCCAGGAAAAAAGGCAATGCCCGGTACGCGTCTGGTCTTTGGGGACAAGCTTAAGGGTGAGATTAAAGATAAGATAGAGGGCGGTCTCAGAATCATTGAATTTGAATATAATGGCATCTTTGAGGAGATTATCGGGGAGCTGGGAACCATGCCGCTTCCGCCGTATATCCATGAGGTTTTAGAGGATCAGGAGCGCTATCAGACCGTTTACGCCAAGTACACAGGTTCCGCTGCCGCACCAACTGCCGGTCTGCATTTTACAGAGGAGCTGCTGGATGAGCTCCACAGAAAAGGCGTCAGGACTGCTGAGGTTACACTGCATGTGGGGATCGGGACCTTTCGTCCCGTAAAATGTGATAATATACTGGATCACCATATGCATGAAGAAACCTACCAGGTGCCCGAAGAAACGGCAAAGCTCATTGAGGAGACCCGGAAAAAGGGCGGGCGAGTCGTTGCTGTTGGCACGACATCTGTCAGAACTTTGGAGAGTGCCGCAGCCCGCTTTGATGGAAAGGTTCAGGCATGTGAAGGATCGACAGATATTTTTATCTATCCAGGCTACAAGTGGCAGGTGGTTGATGCGTTGATTACAAATTTTCATCTTCCGGAGTCCACACTGCTGATGCTGGTATCCTCTTTTTACAATCGCGAAGCGGTCTTGAAGGCCTATCAGCACGCTATTGACGCGCGTTACCGTTTTTTCAGCTTTGGTGACGCCATGTTTATTTATTAGGAGAAAAACTGAATGTTTAGATACGAATTAATCAAAGAAGATAAACACACCGGGGCCCGCCTTGGTAAAATCCATACCAGCCACGGTGTCATCAACACACCGATTTTTATGCCGGTTGGAACACAGGCGACGGTTAAGTCTATGACCAGTGAGGATTTGGAGGAGATGGATGCCAATATCATTCTTGGCAATACCTATCACCTTTACCTGCGGCCTGGACAGGAAATTATGGAGAAGGCAGGAGGGCTCCATAATTTTATGAACTGGGACCGTCCGATCCTTACAGACAGCGGCGGATTCCAGGTTTTTTCCTTAAATGATTTAAGAAAAATTACAGAAGAGGGTGTGGAGTTTTGTTCACATTTAGACGGCTCCCGGCATTTTATGTCTCCAGAAAAATCCATTGATATGCAGAACACGATCGGCGCTGATATCATTATGTGTTTTGATGAGTGTGCCCCGGCAGATGCGGATTATGAGTATACCAAAAAATCCATGGAAATGACTACCCGCTGGGCGAAACGCTGTAAGGACGCTCACAAGCGTCCGGATGATCAGGCGCTTTTTGGTATCGTGCAGGGCGGTATGTATGAGGACCTCCGGGCAGAAAGCGTGAGAGGGCTGACTGAAATTGATTTTCCAGGCTATTCCATCGGCGGTTTGAGCGTTGGGGAGTCCAAAGATACCATGTACCGGATTCTGGACGCGACTGTTCCGCTTTTACCAAAAGACAAGCCGCGTTATCTTATGGGAGTCGGCTCAGTGGATGCGCTTTTGGAAGGGGTAATCCGCGGTGTCGATATGTTTGACTGTGTGCTCCAGACCCGTATTGCGAGAAACGGAACAGCCATGACCAGTCAGGGAAAAGTGGTCGTACGCAACGCGACCTATAAGGAAGATTTTACGCCGTTAGACCCGGAATGTGATTGTTTCGTTTGTCGAAATTATACAAGGGCTTACTTACGTCATTTAGTAAAATGCAATGAAATTTTGGGTGCAAGGTTATTGACATATCACAATTTATACTTTACACTTAAGCTTATGGAAAAAGTTCGGAATGCTATTATGGAAGACAATCTTTTAGCATTTAAGGAGAGTTTTTTTCAAAAATATGGAATATAACATTAAGGAGAATTTAGAATGCAGAATGGTTTAGTGACTTTTCTTCCGCTGATTTTGCTCGTTGTTTTCTTCTATTTCTTTATTATGCGTCCGCAGAATAAGCAGAAAAAAGAAATACAGTCAATGCGGGACAACATGAAGCCAGGGGATGAAATTTTGACAATTGGTGGTTTTTATGGGATAATTTATGCGATCGATGATGAAAACATCGTCCTCGAGATGCTTCCGGATTTCCATAAGGCAATGATCGTTAAAAGCGCTGTTTCAAAGGTAATCAAACGTGAAGAGACGGAAGATGATACCGAGGAAGAAACAACTGAATCTGTATCAGAACCTGAAACCATTGAAAAAGAATCTCAGGAGACTCAGGATTACAATGACAGCCCTGTAGAGGATGCTGAATTTGAAGATGTGACAGATGAAAATGTTGAAGTTGGCGAAGAAGTCGACGAAGACAAAAAATAAAAACTGCATAAAGGAGAGTGAATGAGATGAAACACATCACAATCGTTAAAAAAGGTACTTTAGCTGATGTTAAAAACAAAGGCTGCGGTGAATGTCAGACTTCTTGCCAGTCTGCATGCAAAACTTCCTGCACAGTAGGAAACCAGCAGTGTAAACAATCTAAATAATTATGAGTTTGCGAAAAAGCAGTAACAGTGTTTACTGCTTTTTCTTTGCATAAAATTTGTAGAAAAGAAAGATAAGAAAGAAGATAATAATGATACATAAGTTTTATTTGAATGGTCTCTATATCGTTTTGGATGTCAACAGTGGTACAGTGCTGACAGTGGACGAGATGACCTATGATGTTCTGGACGATTATAAGGAAATGAGCCGGGACCAGATCGTAGAAAAGCTGAAGCATAAATATCCGGAGGAGGAACTTCTGGAGGTTATTCTGGAGCTTGAGATGCTTGAAGAACAGAAGATGATTTTTACTGAAAGCGACTATGACCCGAATGTC
The DNA window shown above is from Eubacterium limosum and carries:
- the ruvA gene encoding Holliday junction branch migration protein RuvA, which translates into the protein MFEYIKGNYEEQASDYIVVDHQGMGYRINVSANTMSELPKLHKEVKVYIHPAFKEDDVTLYGFSSKEEREIFRTIITISGIGPKAAMGLLSQFTRDELIRYIVNEDAKAISRAPGIGQKTANRIILELKDKYKNFAFADSAETGAIENLREADNLFNEAVNGLLGLGYGYAEASELVEKIIQPGMGIEDILKNALMSANPLGR
- the queA gene encoding tRNA preQ1(34) S-adenosylmethionine ribosyltransferase-isomerase QueA, translated to METLTTKDFYYDLPEELIAQTPEKKRDASRLMVLNRMEGSIQDRHFHDIIDYLAEDDLLVMNNTKVLPARIFGKKEETGGKVELLLLKRLDDKTWETMVKPGKKAMPGTRLVFGDKLKGEIKDKIEGGLRIIEFEYNGIFEEIIGELGTMPLPPYIHEVLEDQERYQTVYAKYTGSAAAPTAGLHFTEELLDELHRKGVRTAEVTLHVGIGTFRPVKCDNILDHHMHEETYQVPEETAKLIEETRKKGGRVVAVGTTSVRTLESAAARFDGKVQACEGSTDIFIYPGYKWQVVDALITNFHLPESTLLMLVSSFYNREAVLKAYQHAIDARYRFFSFGDAMFIY
- a CDS encoding VanZ family protein; this encodes MTKDARKRFLLRVVFIFYLGFLAMVTLLPTSNIVYESSYNLLPLTNIDNYIYDIAHSGIINWEFLATKPTDAVSILYNTFTYSFRNLAGNIALFIPLGLLYPLCRKKRVSFPHILIVTVGTTALIELLQFAFLSSRSADVDDLILNFIGGMIGYLIYKWIE
- a CDS encoding PTS transporter subunit IIC — encoded protein: MKKEPKYENVRDFLRKKDIEFSAQRYLIDALKYMAFGLFGTLLMGSILNQIGILFHIPFLNETLWPAAQAMTGPAIAVAVAFGLNAPPLVLFSITVAGFLGNAQGGPAGALIAAVIGAEFGKAVSGETKVDILVTPFVTMLIGSLVAVVVGPPIGAFMTALGNVIMWATEQQPIIMGVVISVVVGVVLTLPISSAALCIMLNLSGIAAGAATVGCCCQMVGFAVQSYKENGIGGLAAQGLGTSMIQVPNIIKNWRIWIPPTAASAVLGPLATTVFQMQNTPVAAGMGTCGLVGQIGTVMAMMEAGQPMVQIVLGIGLLQIILPAVVTMIFYKLCARAGWIKAGDMKLDL
- the scfA gene encoding six-cysteine ranthipeptide SCIFF; the protein is MKHITIVKKGTLADVKNKGCGECQTSCQSACKTSCTVGNQQCKQSK
- the radA gene encoding DNA repair protein RadA, translated to MAKLKKKFVCQNCGYSTPKWMGRCTECGEWNSFVEELDMPTEQGKKNTLERAVYTKPKRIEEIIPQKEDRFKTKNKELDRVLGGGIVPGGVILLGGDPGIGKSTILLQTTENLGSQGLKILYISGEESEQQLKMRAVRMKVKSQNIFFLSEINVPYIVDTILNEKPDLVIIDSIQTMYSPTITSAPGSVSQIRENANALMQIAKKDNISMILVGHVTKEGNIAGPRVLEHMVDTVLYFEGEKYHTYRILRGVKNRFGSTNEIGIFEMAQDGLHEVANPSEMMLSSRPKNTCGSVVVPCMEGTRPLLIELQGLVSQTSFGNPRRMATGMDYNRMVLLLAIMEKRLGLQLQNLDAYINVVGGMKIDEPALDLAVVSVLYSSFRNFEIPEDMMIIGEVGLTGEVRNIQHIEKRLKEGAKLGFKRCIMPKGNARGLENTGLELLPVDNISKALNILK
- the yajC gene encoding preprotein translocase subunit YajC, with translation MQNGLVTFLPLILLVVFFYFFIMRPQNKQKKEIQSMRDNMKPGDEILTIGGFYGIIYAIDDENIVLEMLPDFHKAMIVKSAVSKVIKREETEDDTEEETTESVSEPETIEKESQETQDYNDSPVEDAEFEDVTDENVEVGEEVDEDKK
- the ruvB gene encoding Holliday junction branch migration DNA helicase RuvB — its product is MKDRIVTSGFTESDIDIERSLRPQRLEDYIGQDRVKRQMSIFIQAAQKRNEPLDHVLLYGPPGLGKTTLANIIAQEMGTNIKTTSGPAIEKPGDLAAILTSLKEGDVLFIDEIHRLQRSVEEVLYPAMEDFVLDIIIGKGPSAKSIRLDLPKFTLVGATTRAGLLTAPLRDRFGVVQRLELYNQDELATIISRSAEILSVNLDEKGADELSVRSRGTPRIANRLLKRVRDFAEIEGKGIIDLETARTALELFEVDAKGLDEIDRIMLTTIVEKFDGGPVGIDTLAAAIGEERNTIEEVYEPYLIQLGYLARTPRGRVITSGGYRHLGLEPAVLQEQVKLDLE
- the tgt gene encoding tRNA guanosine(34) transglycosylase Tgt, encoding MFRYELIKEDKHTGARLGKIHTSHGVINTPIFMPVGTQATVKSMTSEDLEEMDANIILGNTYHLYLRPGQEIMEKAGGLHNFMNWDRPILTDSGGFQVFSLNDLRKITEEGVEFCSHLDGSRHFMSPEKSIDMQNTIGADIIMCFDECAPADADYEYTKKSMEMTTRWAKRCKDAHKRPDDQALFGIVQGGMYEDLRAESVRGLTEIDFPGYSIGGLSVGESKDTMYRILDATVPLLPKDKPRYLMGVGSVDALLEGVIRGVDMFDCVLQTRIARNGTAMTSQGKVVVRNATYKEDFTPLDPECDCFVCRNYTRAYLRHLVKCNEILGARLLTYHNLYFTLKLMEKVRNAIMEDNLLAFKESFFQKYGI
- a CDS encoding acetolactate decarboxylase translates to MSTIYQFSTFETFKNRGFDGCGSVKELLEHGDIGFGTYHALDGEMIILEGVSYKADGDCCIQRADENDRTPFATISDFKPDTYIEMGEFTDMSDLCRQLDEQMKSQIYERCFIGRLDGRFKAIEIHSVWPVERPYEALDEIVGRQKCVTLKGITGTLVGVRCPEWAEGKNFVGWHFHFLSKDHEWGGHVNQVSGDQLTGRFKICNQIECIDHH
- a CDS encoding CobW family GTP-binding protein — protein: MKLVLLTGFLGSGKTTFLTNLLKSFKDVKIGVLMNEFGEKSIDGELIKGNDFDLLELTGGSVFCACLKENYIKGLAGFLDYDLEYVFVESSGVADPSNMGTILETVTAISGKAYDYLGAICIVDGLYFLEQYDLIPALHKQLVYSNAVIINKTDLQSEDRLNQMEEKIKEVNSRTQVYRAAFCEVSMEEILAKMNGEQPAPAETTNTWESRPKTSVLCSGEPLDYQKFGAFLHDIKKHAYRIKGFVKTNAGDFEVSCVNEFAVMNPWKKELDQTEVVIISSVGIKIISEVLAAWKKFLGDVPMEFR